From a single Acidobacteriota bacterium genomic region:
- a CDS encoding flagellar hook-length control protein FliK, whose product MGPSVVTVGHPTSGTGERSSASAAGVVPRPSGTSLGPAAVAPQEAQVSLAARTRSQPRPAFASVLATIQGERSHARNGPCRDAAGGDDAGRSGSEGRPWRDAERTGGPRSGPDGRERADAEGHVPVWSDGGIMASAAVQTPWLLLALGSASFTWSDDAGDQEAACAIALDATGQAEDSSGAPPLSWRDGVRIPAFSPAGNVQGCESSLVAASPQQIALFMEPGASRYAGSQADAAPDEPGVASQAGLGEPARPTSSPERVGHQGPTMEAGDAPWTERPYPQDEVGAGLPPSPRELRWTGARPVDAEDRSQAGLREPTVATAAPGVGGSAGPTVGDALDTPAVTARAGHLSIEARQVKAEVRPPSPGDGPRAGSLSTETREATVGARAVDAGDGSQAVLARPTAPPGRGVAPGQTLVAGEGEARGRREGPGHSVDVVSGGGVPLPAPPMGRMIAVVPPVVVPGASAEHVVDQVVTAVRMQWRDGIGEAKLQLRPDAIGTVTVALRVEAGAVTAVVRAESAQVQEWILKNQESLRQQLEASGLHLDGLVVSPDDRGRRDHQPDPEQEPRRRQAARGTSTTGTRFEQLL is encoded by the coding sequence ATGGGCCCTTCCGTCGTCACCGTCGGGCACCCGACGTCGGGCACCGGCGAGCGGAGCAGTGCGTCCGCGGCCGGCGTGGTGCCACGACCTTCAGGCACATCGTTGGGGCCGGCCGCCGTCGCGCCGCAGGAAGCGCAGGTGTCCCTGGCGGCGCGCACCCGGTCGCAGCCACGTCCCGCGTTTGCCAGCGTGCTGGCCACCATCCAGGGAGAGCGGTCGCACGCCAGGAACGGCCCTTGCCGCGACGCCGCTGGGGGGGACGACGCCGGGCGGTCGGGCTCGGAGGGCAGACCCTGGCGGGATGCCGAGCGGACGGGGGGGCCGCGGTCGGGCCCCGATGGCCGGGAGCGCGCGGACGCGGAGGGCCATGTGCCCGTGTGGTCGGACGGAGGAATCATGGCGAGTGCGGCGGTACAGACGCCATGGCTGCTGCTCGCACTCGGCAGCGCGTCGTTCACATGGTCCGACGATGCGGGCGATCAGGAGGCTGCCTGCGCCATCGCGCTGGACGCCACGGGGCAGGCCGAGGACTCATCCGGTGCGCCGCCCCTGTCATGGAGGGATGGTGTGCGCATCCCGGCGTTCTCGCCCGCCGGTAACGTCCAGGGCTGTGAGTCGTCTCTCGTGGCGGCATCGCCCCAGCAGATCGCGCTGTTCATGGAACCGGGAGCGTCGCGGTACGCCGGAAGCCAGGCCGATGCGGCACCCGATGAGCCTGGCGTGGCGTCACAGGCCGGGCTCGGAGAGCCAGCCAGACCCACCTCGTCGCCAGAGAGAGTCGGCCATCAGGGCCCGACCATGGAAGCCGGTGATGCGCCATGGACCGAGCGCCCGTATCCGCAGGATGAGGTAGGGGCGGGGCTTCCACCGTCGCCTCGCGAGCTTCGGTGGACAGGTGCCAGACCCGTGGACGCCGAGGATAGGTCACAGGCCGGGCTCAGAGAGCCGACCGTAGCCACCGCGGCGCCTGGTGTCGGCGGCTCGGCGGGCCCGACCGTCGGAGACGCGCTCGACACGCCTGCCGTCACCGCGCGGGCCGGGCATCTGTCCATCGAAGCCCGTCAGGTGAAGGCGGAAGTCCGGCCCCCGTCTCCAGGTGATGGGCCGCGGGCGGGGTCCCTGTCCACCGAAACTCGCGAGGCGACAGTGGGAGCCCGGGCCGTGGACGCCGGCGACGGCTCACAGGCCGTGCTGGCCCGACCCACCGCGCCGCCAGGGAGGGGCGTCGCTCCGGGTCAGACTCTGGTCGCGGGCGAGGGAGAGGCGCGGGGCCGCCGCGAGGGACCGGGTCACTCGGTCGATGTCGTCAGCGGGGGGGGCGTCCCCCTGCCGGCACCGCCCATGGGCAGGATGATTGCGGTTGTGCCGCCGGTTGTCGTGCCTGGCGCGTCTGCCGAGCACGTGGTCGACCAGGTCGTCACGGCGGTCCGTATGCAGTGGAGGGATGGAATCGGGGAGGCGAAGCTCCAGTTGCGGCCCGATGCGATTGGGACCGTCACAGTGGCGCTGCGTGTGGAGGCCGGCGCCGTCACGGCGGTGGTCCGTGCCGAGTCCGCGCAGGTCCAGGAGTGGATCCTCAAGAACCAGGAGAGCCTCCGCCAGCAACTGGAAGCGTCGGGACTCCACCTCGACGGACTGGTGGTGTCGCCAGACGACCGCGGGCGGCGGGACCACCAGCCCGACCCCGAGCAGGAGCCGCGCCGCCGGCAAGCGGCACGAGGAACGTCCACCACGGGGACCCGGTTCGAACAGCTGCTCTGA
- a CDS encoding flagellar hook protein FlgE, with translation MAVGSFSAGLSGLSANQTYLSVIGNNLANINTIGYKSSAVSFADLVSQTVGGMSMNPMQVGLGTVTSSISPVFSQGPIESTRESTNVAIQGSGFFIVNNGEGSAYTRAGNFSFNADGELVTPDGWRVQGYTGRDPVTGDIITTGMPGDIIVPPGVLRAPEATTNVRTLINLDRDALVTGDVNFTTPIKIYDAVGAAHVVTVSFEKTAPGAWTYTATVPEADVNGGTGEFQLATGTLSFDGTGRLTAPTADITFTAPPTWANGAVGTNITWDITPPPTDSPSITSYASASGTSSIMQNGAEAGEISSLSVDAEGRIIAMFGAGQTVAVGQIALANFNNPKGLVKLGANRYGESQAGGIPNIGTAGTGGRGTLMGSSIEQSNVDIATEFTQMILAQRGYQANSRTITVSDELLVETLQMKR, from the coding sequence ATGGCAGTCGGATCCTTTTCCGCCGGATTGTCCGGCCTGAGCGCCAACCAGACGTACCTCAGCGTCATTGGCAACAACCTCGCCAACATCAACACGATCGGCTACAAGAGCAGTGCGGTGAGCTTCGCCGATCTCGTGAGCCAGACCGTCGGCGGCATGAGCATGAACCCCATGCAGGTGGGGCTCGGCACCGTGACCAGCTCCATCTCGCCGGTCTTCAGCCAGGGGCCGATCGAAAGCACGCGCGAGTCCACCAACGTCGCCATCCAGGGCAGCGGCTTCTTCATCGTCAACAACGGCGAGGGCAGCGCGTACACCCGCGCGGGCAACTTCTCGTTCAACGCGGATGGCGAACTCGTGACGCCAGACGGGTGGCGCGTGCAGGGATACACCGGACGCGACCCGGTGACGGGAGACATCATCACGACGGGCATGCCGGGAGACATCATCGTGCCGCCGGGCGTGCTGCGTGCGCCGGAAGCGACGACGAATGTGCGGACGCTGATCAACCTCGATCGCGATGCGCTGGTGACGGGCGACGTGAACTTCACCACCCCCATCAAGATCTACGACGCCGTCGGCGCCGCGCACGTGGTGACCGTCTCGTTCGAGAAGACGGCGCCAGGCGCGTGGACGTACACGGCGACGGTGCCGGAAGCCGACGTCAACGGCGGCACGGGTGAGTTCCAGCTCGCCACCGGTACGCTCAGCTTCGACGGCACGGGCCGGTTGACGGCACCGACCGCCGACATCACGTTCACGGCGCCACCGACGTGGGCCAACGGTGCGGTGGGGACCAACATCACCTGGGACATCACGCCCCCGCCGACCGATTCGCCGTCCATCACGAGCTATGCATCGGCGTCCGGCACGTCGTCGATCATGCAGAACGGGGCGGAGGCTGGTGAGATCAGCAGTCTGTCGGTCGATGCCGAAGGCCGCATCATCGCGATGTTCGGTGCGGGCCAGACCGTGGCCGTCGGGCAGATCGCGCTCGCGAACTTCAACAACCCGAAAGGACTCGTGAAGCTGGGAGCCAATCGCTACGGCGAAAGCCAGGCTGGCGGCATCCCCAACATCGGCACGGCGGGCACCGGTGGCCGCGGCACGCTGATGGGCAGTTCGATCGAGCAGTCCAACGTCGACATCGCAACGGAGTTCACGCAGATGATCCTCGCGCAGCGGGGATACCAGGCCAACTCGCGCACAATCACCGTGTCCGACGAGTTGCTGGTCGAAACGCTGCAGATGAAGCGGTAA
- the flgD gene encoding flagellar hook assembly protein FlgD (acts as a scaffold for the assembly of hook proteins onto the flagellar basal body rod; Yersinia, Vibrio parahaemolyticus, Bradyrhizobium and other organisms have 2 copies of some flagellar genes; Bradyrhizobium has one thick flagellum and several thin flagella; the protein in this cluster is associated with the thin flagella): protein MGSTTQTGSTPATHASTTTGTRDLGQDAFLKLLTTQLQHQDPTKPQDNGEFIAQLATFSSLEKLTAISAKLDQIGTALGVTLTGSSSDGGDAATTRSTTGADGATNGGK from the coding sequence ATCGGCAGTACCACCCAGACGGGCTCGACGCCCGCCACGCACGCGTCCACCACGACGGGGACGCGCGACCTCGGGCAGGACGCCTTTCTCAAGCTGCTGACCACGCAGTTGCAGCACCAGGACCCCACCAAACCGCAGGACAACGGCGAGTTCATCGCGCAACTCGCCACATTCAGCTCACTCGAGAAGCTCACCGCGATCTCGGCCAAGCTCGATCAGATCGGGACGGCACTCGGCGTGACGCTCACCGGCTCGTCGAGCGACGGCGGCGATGCCGCAACGACACGCAGCACGACAGGCGCCGATGGCGCCACCAACGGAGGCAAGTGA
- a CDS encoding flagellar FliJ family protein, giving the protein MARFRFRLEPVLQMRQRAEERAEQALARAERQLHDAEASLAATEQRLTGAYASAHASERDGADVVLLTWHRNWIVVKARDVEASRLEVRDRLETRDMRLRQAQEARKARRVLERFRDRAREDFDREAARREMQTIDELSTIRAARRSGAFQ; this is encoded by the coding sequence ATGGCGCGCTTCCGCTTTAGGCTCGAGCCGGTGCTGCAGATGCGCCAGCGCGCGGAAGAACGGGCCGAACAGGCGCTCGCGCGGGCCGAACGCCAACTGCACGACGCCGAGGCCTCGCTCGCGGCGACCGAGCAGAGGTTGACAGGTGCTTACGCGTCAGCGCACGCGTCGGAGCGCGACGGCGCCGACGTCGTGCTCCTGACGTGGCATCGAAATTGGATTGTCGTGAAGGCGCGCGACGTCGAGGCGAGCCGCCTCGAGGTGCGCGACAGGCTCGAGACTCGCGACATGCGCCTCCGGCAGGCGCAGGAGGCCCGCAAGGCGCGGCGCGTGCTCGAGCGATTCAGGGATCGCGCGCGGGAGGACTTCGACCGGGAAGCCGCGCGGCGCGAGATGCAGACCATCGACGAACTGTCCACGATCAGGGCGGCGCGTCGTTCAGGAGCGTTCCAGTGA
- a CDS encoding FliI/YscN family ATPase, translating into MSVLDFSASFSLGRYRDQIDATDPLPMVGQVVRSVGLLVESRGPRVRVGELCEIVSRDGAPPLLLEVVGFRDSLLQSVPLGSTTGIRPGDRIVSRGRPAAVPVGDALLGRVVDGLCRPLDDLGPLLTSDVGPLHPPPLNPLARQPVDRPIGTGVRALDALLTMGRGQRVGLFGGSGVGKSTLLGMMARGTGADVAVIALVGERGREVRSFLEHDLGPDGRRRSVVVVSTSDNPPLVRMRAAYAATAMAEWFRDQGKNVLLMMDSVTRFAMAQREVGLAAGEPPTAKGYPPSVFGLLPGLLERAGNVQGKGSITGIYTVLVEGDDTNEPVADSVRGILDGHVVLSRALGARNHYPAIDILSSVSRTMPDVTTAEHRLKAGTVRDWLSLVRENEDLVSVGAYVAGSSARIDDALAHRETVDAFLRQPAGDLVDYDSAVEALTAL; encoded by the coding sequence ATGTCGGTGCTCGACTTCTCCGCCAGCTTCTCGCTCGGCCGGTATCGTGATCAGATCGACGCGACCGATCCCCTCCCCATGGTCGGGCAGGTGGTGCGGAGCGTCGGTCTGCTCGTCGAGTCGCGTGGCCCTCGCGTCCGCGTGGGCGAGTTGTGCGAGATCGTTTCGCGCGACGGTGCGCCACCCCTCCTGCTGGAAGTCGTCGGCTTCCGCGATTCGCTGCTCCAGTCGGTCCCACTCGGTAGCACCACGGGCATCAGGCCTGGCGATCGCATCGTCTCGCGTGGACGCCCGGCGGCGGTGCCCGTGGGCGATGCCCTGCTCGGGCGGGTCGTCGACGGCCTGTGCCGTCCGCTCGACGACCTGGGCCCCCTGCTCACCAGCGATGTGGGGCCATTACACCCGCCGCCGCTCAATCCGCTGGCCAGGCAGCCTGTCGACAGGCCCATCGGCACTGGCGTGCGAGCGCTCGACGCGTTGCTGACGATGGGGCGCGGGCAGCGCGTGGGCTTGTTCGGCGGGAGCGGCGTCGGCAAGAGCACGCTGCTCGGCATGATGGCGCGCGGCACCGGCGCCGACGTGGCGGTGATCGCCCTTGTCGGCGAGCGCGGGCGCGAAGTGCGCAGCTTCCTCGAACACGATCTCGGTCCCGACGGACGGCGGCGCTCGGTGGTGGTCGTCTCGACCTCCGACAACCCTCCGCTCGTGCGCATGCGCGCCGCGTATGCCGCGACGGCGATGGCCGAGTGGTTCAGGGATCAGGGCAAGAACGTGCTCCTGATGATGGATTCGGTCACGCGGTTCGCGATGGCGCAGCGTGAAGTGGGTCTGGCCGCCGGCGAACCGCCGACGGCCAAGGGCTATCCGCCATCGGTGTTCGGCCTGCTGCCCGGACTGCTGGAGCGGGCGGGCAACGTGCAGGGCAAGGGGTCGATCACGGGCATCTACACCGTGCTCGTCGAAGGCGACGACACCAACGAACCGGTGGCCGACAGCGTGCGCGGCATCCTCGATGGGCACGTGGTCCTCTCGCGTGCGCTCGGCGCGCGCAATCACTACCCGGCGATCGACATCCTCTCCAGCGTGAGCCGGACGATGCCCGACGTCACGACGGCAGAACATCGACTGAAGGCAGGGACGGTGCGTGACTGGCTGTCGCTGGTGCGCGAGAACGAAGACCTCGTGTCCGTCGGTGCGTACGTGGCGGGTTCCAGCGCGCGCATCGACGATGCGCTCGCGCATCGTGAGACGGTCGACGCGTTCCTCAGACAGCCGGCCGGCGATCTGGTCGACTACGACAGCGCCGTCGAGGCGCTCACCGCTCTCTAG